A segment of the bacterium BMS3Abin08 genome:
AGGCATTTTCACCGGGATTCAGGCCGGGTGAATCAGCGTTTTTTATGCCTTCAGGTACGGGACCCTGCAGGTTCGGGCAGTATAATTTATTCCACAGGATGGTCCTTGACGGCATCGGAATGGAGGATGTCCCTATCTTCTCCCCCGTACAGGATGTCACTTTCTACAAAGACCTCGGACTTGTGGGTAATGATTTCATCAAGAGGTCATGGGAGGGGGTTGTGGCGTATGATCTGCTTTTAAAATGTCTACATGAAACGAGACCCTATGAGAAGGAGAGGGGAGCAGCCGATAGTCTTTACGGTAAATACCTGGATAGGCTGAGGTCGGCGCTGAAAATCTCCGGTGGGGGGTTGTTTCAGGCCATTTCCGATATGAGGAGGGATTTTGAGGGGATACAGGGGGGCGGTGATGAGAAGCCGCTGATCGGCATAGTAGGGGAGATATTTGTCAGGTCAAACAGGTTTTCAAATGAGGATCTTGTAAGACGGATTGAATCCCTCGGAGGAGAGGTCTGGTTATCGCCTGTTGATGAATGGATCTATTATATAAACCTGATGTCGTTGAAAAAATTCTTGCTTAAAAAGGACGGATCTGGTATCATACAGTTCTTTTTGAAGAGAATCTATCAGAAGAGGATTTCCCGCAGATTTGAGAGCCCTTTTGAGGGTTTTCTGAAATCTTTACATGAGCCCTATACAGGAAAAATCATGAAGAAGGCATCTCCCTATCTTCATGAGTCCTTCGAGGGTGAGGCCATTCTAAGTATCGGAAAATCAATAGATATGATTGAAAGGGGTGCCGCCGGCGTTGTAAATGCCATGCCCTTCGGGTGTATGCCCGGAACCGTTGTAACTGCCCTGATGCGCGGCGTTTCCGAACTGTATGGCGTACCGTTCATAAGTATCCCCTATGACGGGACTGATTCCCCTACAACACAGTTGCAGCTTGAGGCTTTCATGGAGCAGGCAAAAAAACGGAAGCTCGACAGGGGGAAGAACAGAGATCAGTGAGCGGTCCTTTGGCCGGTCTTGGGTCATATGAGGCCGGTTTGTATTTGCAATGCACCTTACCTTCATCCCCGGGCCTTTGGTCTGAGAGCTTGACAGGTGAGAAGATTTGAACAGGTTTTATACGCGCTGTTGTCCAAACCACGGGCTGTCAACCCTGAAGTGAATGACGGTCACGGCTTTGTTTGCGTTTGAGTAACAACCCGTATAGCGCTGATATTCCAAATATAAAGGAGGTGATGTGATGGGGACTGTTAAGAAGTGGAGGAAGAAGAAAATCAACAAGCACAAACACAAGAAGCTCAGAAGAAAGATGAAGCATAGAAGGTAAGAGGGGAAAAATCAGGATATAGATCCGTTACGAGGGTGTTGCCTGATATCGGCATGCAGCCGAGTGTAAGGGCAAGCCCCGCGCTGTGGCCGGGGTGCTTGGCCGGATGCTTAATAAGGAATGTAATGTTATAAGAGAGGAGGGTCTTATGGAAGAGAGGATAAAGCTGATTGAGAAGGAGATTCAGACACTTACGTCAGAACTTCAAAGGGTTTCTGATCTTCTTGGCGGGATTGACGATATCCGTTTTGAACTTAAAGGCATAAAGGTTTTTCTTGGAAGAAAGTATCCTGAGTTCAAGACCGAGTTGCCGGAGATTGTAAGGAAATTAAAGGACAAGACAAAAGAAGAGTAGTATCAGTCCTGAAGGATCTCACCATTTGTGATGGAGACAGGGACAGTCCCCTATGTATTTTCGTGCATGGCCTGGGCATGAACAAGGACATCTGGGTAGACCCGTTCAGGTCAAGAATACTTGCGGGGAATTTCCCTCTTACAATGCTCCTTTCCAAAAAACCTGACAGGAAAACTCACCCTTCAACATCCGAACGTATAACAACGGGCATCCCACCGGAAACACTCAGATCATCATTCCATGACCTCAGGGATGCGGGATTTACCGTGCTTGCCTACTCACAGGAGAGGCCCGTCGCAAGAAGCTCCTTCCTGATTGATGAATTGATGGAAGTAATCCGAAATTACCCCGGTCTTGCAAAGAGGGGTATCGTGTTTGTTACACACAGCAGGGGCGGGTTGATCGTCCGTAAACTGCTGGAAGGTTCAGGTATTAGATGCCTGGCTCTCATTACTCTGGGTACGCCTCATGCCGGCAGTTCCCTTGCAGGGCTTTCAGGGCATCTTGCGGGGATCTCAAGGGTGATGTATCCCTTCTTTGAGGATGCACAGAGGGGCACTGTCCGGAGAACCGTAGGAAGGGTTATAGAGTTTCTCAGGAGTGAGGCCCTCGATGAACTCTTCCCCGGATCGGATTTTATGTGCAACCTCGACAGTGATGTGCTGAAGGATATCAAGGTGTTGTCCTTCGGAGGCACTGATCCGAGGCTGATTACACTTTATAGATGGCACAGAGATTGCATATGTTATAAGGACATGTTTTCCATACCCGACATCCTGACATCCGTACTTCCAGATTCCGTGGTGCCCGAAGAGTTTGTGCAGGGTAGGGGTGACGGACTGGTTACTTCAGCAAGCTCAGTTGCACCCCATGCAGACCGGCATTATGATTTCCCGCTCAATCACCTGAAAATGGTCTTTTCTCCGGAGGTCAGAGCGCTGATATCAGGGTTTCTGAGGGAGATAATCTGATGGATTTGTCCGTCATAATACTGCCGTTCCTCCTGTTTGCCGCCGTCTTCATAGCGATCTATCTAAAGAGGAGATCAGAGGAGAAGAGAGAAGAGCTTGCCAACTGCATGAGGGTTGTAAGGGATCTCAGCATCCTCAACGAGCTTTCCTCTTCCCTCCATACGGTGCTGGACAGGGAGTCCGTTCTTGAGATGGTAGTGGACAAGACAAAGGAACTCCTCAAGGCAGAAAAGGCGGCGATGGTCCTTATAGACAAGCATGAAAAGATAACGGACTTTTATTCGTCCCTTGGTCCCACCGGGGGGTGTAAGGTCATAGCTACGGGTGTAATCAGGAAGGTCTTCAGGGAGTTTGCAACCGTCAGAACAGAGGATATCGACAGCGTTAAGGCCTTTTCAGGGTTTTCGCCAAGTCATCCCGAGATGAAGAGTATGTTAATGGTTCCGGTAATTCTAAGGGGAGAGGCCATCGGTGTGCTGATGGCTGCCGACAAACTTGATTCCGCCGGGTTTTCCTCTAAAGACGAGGACCTCCTGCTTAACCTCGCATTTCATTCTGCCCTATCTGTGGAGAAGGTCAGATTTCACGAGGAGATCCTGATGATGGCAAGCACGGACGGGCTTACGGGCCTGAATAACCACAGGGCATTCCAGGATAAGCTTAAGGAGGAGATGGAGAGGGCCAGGAGGTTCGGGCACAAGGTCTCACTACTCATGATAGATATCGACCACTTCAAGGGTTTTAACGATACCTACGGCCATATAAACGGGGATGAAATCCTTAAGAGGATCAGCTTCCTGATATCTGATAACATCCGGGCGATTGATTTTGCAGCAAGATACGGCGGAGAGGAATTTGCCGTCATATTGCCGGAAGTGCCCCTCTCTGGTGCACATGTTGTTGCTGAGAGGATTAGATCATCCACGGAAAAGCACAAGATTCAGATCAGAGATAAGAAGGTGAACGTGACAATAAGTGTCGGCATTGCTACCTACCCGGATGACGCCATTACCAGTGAAGATTTTATCGACAGGGCCGACAAGGCCCTCTACCTTGCAAAAAGGACCGGAAGAAACAAGGTCTGTGACTACAGTGAAAGAGAGGACTGAGATATCACGGCCTTTTTCTGAAGCCCCCTGTTTCAGTATAATTGAATATGCTTGATGAGATTAAAGGGAAGGTCCAAAGGGGAGAGCGTATAAGCCGCATCGAGGCCCTGGAGCTTTTCAGGAGCGACGATATCTTTTCCCTTGGACTTATGGCCTCTCATGTTGCACAGGAGAAGAATGACCTGAAGGTCTTTTTTGTCCGGAACCGGCATATAAACCCCACGAATATCTGTGTAAACCGCTGCAGGTTCTGTGCCTTCAGCCGTTCAAAGGGTGAAGAGGGGGCATACGAGCTGTCGATAGCCGAGATTATCCGGAGACTGGGGAGTTCAGGGAATGGATTGAGGGAGGTCCATATTGTAGGGGGGCTTCATCCCGACCGGCCTCTTGAGTATTACCTCGAAATGCTCTCTGCAATCAGAGAGGAGTTCCCCATCCTGCACATAAAGGCCTTCACAGCGGTAGAGATTGACCATATGTCAAGAATCAGCGGGAAGGGTCTGGATGAGACGCTGAAACTGTTAAAGCAGCGGGGGCTTGATGCAATGCCCGGCGGCGGGGCTGAGATATTTAACCCCGATGTCAGAAAGAGGCTGTGCCCTGAGAAGATAACAGGGAAACGATGGCTTGAGGTTCATGAGACGGCCCACAGGTACGGCATAAAGACGAATGCAACAATGCTTTACGGCCATCTTGAGACCGTCGAGGACCGGGTTGATCACCTCTGGAGGCTTAGGGAGTTACAGGACAGGACAGGAGGATTTCAGGCCTTTATTCCCCTTTCCTATCACCCTGAAAATAATGATATAGGCGGGGGTTTTCCTTCCGGAATAGATGATCTGAAGACCATTGCCGTGAGCAGGGTGTTCCTTGATAACTTCTCCCATATAAAGGCCTATTGGATCATGCTTGGTGAGAAACTCTCACAGGTGGCGCTCCTGTTCGGTGCGGATGATATCGAGGGGACCGTGATTGAAGAGAAGATTACCCATTCTGCCGGGGGAAGGACTTCCGAGGGCCTCGGGAAGGAAGATATTGTTCACCTCATAAGAAGGGCCGGCCGGGTCCCGGTTGAGCGTGATGCCCTTTATAACGAACTCAGGGTCTACCGGTGAGGCGGATCAGCAGAGAGCAAGCCCTGGACCTGTACAGGAACGCAGACCTCCTCGAGCTTGGGAGAATGGCGGACGAGGTGAGGGAGGTTCTTCATCCTGACGGTGTGGCTTCCTTCGTTGTCGACAGGAACATCAACTATACAAATGTTTGTATAAACCATTGCAGATTTTGTGCCTTTTACCGCGAGCCGGGTTCACCGGATGCGTATGTCCTGAGCAGGGAAGAGCTGTTCAGAAAAATAGACGAGACCGTCGGTAACGGTGGCACACAGATACTGATTCAGGGGGGACTGCATCCTGAACTTGACCTGTCCTTTTATGTTGAGATGCTGTCATCCATAAGGCAGAGGTATGATATAAACATCCATGGCTTCTCACCCCCCGAGATTGAATATATTGCGGATAAATCATCTCTTTCCATAAGTGAGACACTGAAGGTGCTGAAGGATGCGGGCCTGGATTCAATACCGGGAGGGGGGGCTGAAGTGCTTTCAGACAGGGTAAGGGAGGTTTTGAGCCCACGGAAGATCAGGACCTCCCAGTGGCTTGAGGTTATGGAGGAGGCACACAAGCTTGGTATGAAGACAACGGCAACCATGATGTTCGGCTCTGTGGAGGAACCTGAGGATATTGTGGAGCATCTGAATGTGATCAGATCCCTGCAGGACCGGACCGGCGGTTTTACGGCCTTCATACCCTGGACATTCCAGCCCGGCAATACGGAACTCGGCAGTAAAGGCCAGGTTGAAGGTGCCGGGTTTTCCCCTGTGGGGCCTGCAACGGCTCTGGATTATCTGAGGGTGCTTGCGCTTTCAAGGGTCTGTCTTGATAACTTTGCCAATATCCAGGCATCGTGGGTCACCCAGGGGCTCAAGGTGGCACAGGTCGCCCTCAGGTTTGGCGCCAACGAC
Coding sequences within it:
- a CDS encoding 2-hydroxyglutaryl-CoA dehydratase, D-component, with the translated sequence MIYIPRMSDHAFAIESAFQYCGVSAEVLPETDQEAISIGRRYVSGKECYPCAVTTGDMLRKAFSPGFRPGESAFFMPSGTGPCRFGQYNLFHRMVLDGIGMEDVPIFSPVQDVTFYKDLGLVGNDFIKRSWEGVVAYDLLLKCLHETRPYEKERGAADSLYGKYLDRLRSALKISGGGLFQAISDMRRDFEGIQGGGDEKPLIGIVGEIFVRSNRFSNEDLVRRIESLGGEVWLSPVDEWIYYINLMSLKKFLLKKDGSGIIQFFLKRIYQKRISRRFESPFEGFLKSLHEPYTGKIMKKASPYLHESFEGEAILSIGKSIDMIERGAAGVVNAMPFGCMPGTVVTALMRGVSELYGVPFISIPYDGTDSPTTQLQLEAFMEQAKKRKLDRGKNRDQ
- the mqnE_1 gene encoding aminodeoxyfutalosine synthase, encoding MLDEIKGKVQRGERISRIEALELFRSDDIFSLGLMASHVAQEKNDLKVFFVRNRHINPTNICVNRCRFCAFSRSKGEEGAYELSIAEIIRRLGSSGNGLREVHIVGGLHPDRPLEYYLEMLSAIREEFPILHIKAFTAVEIDHMSRISGKGLDETLKLLKQRGLDAMPGGGAEIFNPDVRKRLCPEKITGKRWLEVHETAHRYGIKTNATMLYGHLETVEDRVDHLWRLRELQDRTGGFQAFIPLSYHPENNDIGGGFPSGIDDLKTIAVSRVFLDNFSHIKAYWIMLGEKLSQVALLFGADDIEGTVIEEKITHSAGGRTSEGLGKEDIVHLIRRAGRVPVERDALYNELRVYR
- the mqnE_2 gene encoding aminodeoxyfutalosine synthase → MRRISREQALDLYRNADLLELGRMADEVREVLHPDGVASFVVDRNINYTNVCINHCRFCAFYREPGSPDAYVLSREELFRKIDETVGNGGTQILIQGGLHPELDLSFYVEMLSSIRQRYDINIHGFSPPEIEYIADKSSLSISETLKVLKDAGLDSIPGGGAEVLSDRVREVLSPRKIRTSQWLEVMEEAHKLGMKTTATMMFGSVEEPEDIVEHLNVIRSLQDRTGGFTAFIPWTFQPGNTELGSKGQVEGAGFSPVGPATALDYLRVLALSRVCLDNFANIQASWVTQGLKVAQVALRFGANDFGSTMLEENVVKAAGVCYRVSKDDIINAIRSSGFIPAQRDTCYNMLRYYK
- the pleD_7 gene encoding response regulator PleD; the protein is MDLSVIILPFLLFAAVFIAIYLKRRSEEKREELANCMRVVRDLSILNELSSSLHTVLDRESVLEMVVDKTKELLKAEKAAMVLIDKHEKITDFYSSLGPTGGCKVIATGVIRKVFREFATVRTEDIDSVKAFSGFSPSHPEMKSMLMVPVILRGEAIGVLMAADKLDSAGFSSKDEDLLLNLAFHSALSVEKVRFHEEILMMASTDGLTGLNNHRAFQDKLKEEMERARRFGHKVSLLMIDIDHFKGFNDTYGHINGDEILKRISFLISDNIRAIDFAARYGGEEFAVILPEVPLSGAHVVAERIRSSTEKHKIQIRDKKVNVTISVGIATYPDDAITSEDFIDRADKALYLAKRTGRNKVCDYSERED